The genome window ATCAGTGAGTCTCGAATTGAGTCCGATCGTCCTGCGCTTAACTCGGCCAAAGTCGTGGTGTCGGGTGGTCGCTCATTAGGTAGTGCAGAGAAGTTTGATGCCTTACTTAATCCCTTAGCTGAAAAACTCGGTGCTGCACTCGGTGCGACCAGAGCGGCTGTGGATGCAGGCTATGCGCCAAATGAAATCCAGGTCGGTCAAACAGGTGTCACGGTAGCACCTGAACTGTATTTTGCGGTTGGCGTGTCTGGTGCGGTGCAACATACCGCCGGCATGAAAGACAGCCGTATTGTTGTCGCCATCAATCAAGATCCCGATGCGCCGATTTTTCAGGTAGCCGACTATGGTCTGGTGGCCGATCTGTTTGATGCCGTGCCTAGTTTAACCAACGCCCTTTCATAAAAAAGAGATAACGATGAGTACATTTGCAAGCGAGCGCGTTTTAAGCGTGCACCACTGGGATGACAATCTGTTCAGCTTCAAAACTACCCGTGATCCGGGCCTGCGTTTTGAAAATGGTCAGTTTGTGATGATTGGCCTTGAAGTCGACAATAAACCGTTGCTTCGTGCATACAGTATTGCTAGCCCGAATTATGATGAAAATCTGGAGTTTTTCAGCATCAAAGTTCCTAACGGGCCACTCACTTCACGCCTGCAACATTTACAGGTTGGTGATGAGATATTAGTCAGCAGAAAACCGACGGGTACCTTGGTCGTGCATGATCTAAAGCCGGGCAAAAACCTGTACCTCTTCTCAACAGGTACCGGGCTCGCACCTTTTCTCAGTGTGATTCAGGATATCGAAGCCTATGATCGCTTTGAGAAAATCATTCTTATTCATGGGGTGCGTTATGTCAGTGAATTGGCTTATGCCGATTTCATTGAAAAAGACTTGCCTGACAATGAATTCTTTGGTGATCTGGTCAAAGAAAAGTTAATTTATTATCCCACCGTCACTCGCGAACCTTTCCGAAATCAGGGACGACTGACGGATCTGATTACCAGTGGCAAATTATTTGAGGATATTGGTCTACCTCCCCTTGATCCTGAGCATGATCGAGCCATGATCTGTGGCAGTCCACAAATGCTGAATGACACCGCAGCGTTATTAGATGAGCGAGGGTTTGTGGTTTCTCCTCGCATCGGTGTACCCGGCGACTATGTGATTGAACGTGCTTTTGTGGAGAAATAAGGCTTTATTGAATAAAGACCTCATCACCAACACGAATAACGCCAGCTTCAGCAATAGCGCCATAGACTCCCAGGTTTTGGTCAGCTTGCTTCACAATCGTACGAAGCATTTTTTTATCTGATGGGATATGGCGCTGTTGTCGGGTAATGGCGCCACATCGTGGCGTGGTGCCACAACATTGCACTGTCGTCTGACCAATCTGAATCGTTTTATCTAACCAGGCTTGCTCAATCAAACCTTCCATACCTGGAACCGTTTCAATGACAATATTTGGACGGAAGCGCTCTACTGCCCAGTCAGAGTCAGGTTTAAGCTGTTTCATATAATCCAGTGTGGCGGTCGTCAGCATATGAAAAGGCGTAACTAAGAAAAAGGTACCTGGCAGTGATACATACTCCTGAGCCTGCTCGGGCAGGTTATCCAAATCCGGTAAGGCTTCACCAGGCTCTCGATCAAATGTGGCTTTTAGCTCTTCCAACCAAGTGTGATCGTCTTGTTTATATCGTTTGTAGAAATCCTGCTCTTCAATAGGCTTAAGCGGCTGTAATGTGGAATCAAACCCGGTTAGCAAAGTCAGTAACTGATTGACCTGTGGCTCATCACTGCCAATCACGGCGCCATCAGGAAAAGTGATATCAACCTGATCATCTGGTCCGGTCGCATCTCCACGTCGGCACTTTGCATTGCAGCGTAATAATTCAGGCCGAAATTTACAGCTTTGGATTTCCTGTCGCTGAGTATCTTGTAATGCCCAGATACGATCGCCAGTTAAACCATTTTCACCTAGATAACATTGTTCAAGCTGTTCCCCTGCCATCCCTTTGACTGGATAACGCCAGATTTGTTTGATTGAGCCAACCTTGAGCATAAAACCACCTTATGTCCGTGATGCGATAACTGGTGCTAAGCTTAAGATTGTGTGTCCGGTCTGTATATCCGGCATTTTACGTAGATAATTTTCTTCGGGCATAAAAAAAGCCCCAACGAGTGGGGCTTTTTTGCTCTCGATTTGAGAAACTATTATCTGTTGCAGATGTACATAGTTACTTCGAAACCGAAACGCATGTCTGAATATTCTGGTTTAGTCCACATGATAATCACCTCGCTTTGTGTTTGTTAGTACGGTTCCTATGTTACGAGTCCGTGGCAAATGACAATAGCGTATTTTTCTTTTGATTACTCAGGATTTTCCTGAGTAATGATAAATTGATTATCCGTCAGTTTGGCAGGAGTAAAGAAGCGAGGCTCAAGAAAATCAGAAAGCCCAGTGTATCGGTCATTCCTGTAGTGATAATACTACTGCCCAATACCGGATCCTGTTTCAGCTTCTTTAGAATCAACGGAATACTTACGCCGATTAAGGCCGCTAACACCATCGTGCCAGACATGGCTAGCATCATTACAAAGGCCAAGCCCAGATTCTGATACAAAAATAGCGTTAGCAATCCCGTTAAACTTCCCCATATCAGCCCATTCACCGCAGCCACGGAAAACTCTTTTATATAGAGCCGTCGAAGATTATTGGCGTCGAGTTGTTTTAATGCCAGCCCACGAATCACCAGCGCCACCACTTGATTGCCCGTGTTGCCGCCAATATTAGCGGTGATGGGTAACAAGGCAGCTAGTGCCACCATACTGCTAATCGTGGTCTGGAACTGATCAATCACGCGAGAAGCAATCAATACAATCACCAGATTCAGTGCAATCCACGGCCAGCGATTTTTAGCTGACTTCATCATCGGATCAAATAAATTTTCTTCTTTCGATAAGCCTGCCTGAGCGAGAAACTGGCGCTGCGACTGTTCTTCCAGTAGATCCATTAGCGAGCTGACACGTAATACCCCAACCAGTTTCTGATGTGCATTCACCACCGGTGCTACCAATAATTCATAGCGCTCAAAATCACGTGCCGCTTCATCGGCAGAGTCGGTAGTATGAAAGATATGGGCTTGCTTCAACATGCAATCGGCTACCCGTAAATCACCTCGCTTGATTAATAAATCAGAGACGAGCAGCAGTCCCTGAAATAAACCCACCGAATTGATCACCATGATAAAACCGGACTCATCCGGTAACTTCCCTTTCTGACGTAACTCACGTAACACTTGATCTAAGGTTTGATTCTCAAGTACCACAGCAAAATCATATTCCATCCAGGCACCA of Methylophaga marina contains these proteins:
- a CDS encoding ferredoxin--NADP reductase codes for the protein MSTFASERVLSVHHWDDNLFSFKTTRDPGLRFENGQFVMIGLEVDNKPLLRAYSIASPNYDENLEFFSIKVPNGPLTSRLQHLQVGDEILVSRKPTGTLVVHDLKPGKNLYLFSTGTGLAPFLSVIQDIEAYDRFEKIILIHGVRYVSELAYADFIEKDLPDNEFFGDLVKEKLIYYPTVTREPFRNQGRLTDLITSGKLFEDIGLPPLDPEHDRAMICGSPQMLNDTAALLDERGFVVSPRIGVPGDYVIERAFVEK
- a CDS encoding MOSC domain-containing protein; this translates as MLKVGSIKQIWRYPVKGMAGEQLEQCYLGENGLTGDRIWALQDTQRQEIQSCKFRPELLRCNAKCRRGDATGPDDQVDITFPDGAVIGSDEPQVNQLLTLLTGFDSTLQPLKPIEEQDFYKRYKQDDHTWLEELKATFDREPGEALPDLDNLPEQAQEYVSLPGTFFLVTPFHMLTTATLDYMKQLKPDSDWAVERFRPNIVIETVPGMEGLIEQAWLDKTIQIGQTTVQCCGTTPRCGAITRQQRHIPSDKKMLRTIVKQADQNLGVYGAIAEAGVIRVGDEVFIQ
- the pqqA gene encoding pyrroloquinoline quinone precursor peptide PqqA, with the protein product MWTKPEYSDMRFGFEVTMYICNR
- the mgtE gene encoding magnesium transporter, which produces MQQLKQTEHIFHLIYDLLNRQELVETLTIRQENKDKQALVELLTVKQYQGEIQQLLNRLHPYDIANLLEQLPPVQRSFIWQLLQSEHMGAVLLELSDSLRQTLLAELQPTDLIRAASHLDTDEIADLMQELPDEIGDSVLSSLPQQQRENVQSTLLFPEESVGAWMEYDFAVVLENQTLDQVLRELRQKGKLPDESGFIMVINSVGLFQGLLLVSDLLIKRGDLRVADCMLKQAHIFHTTDSADEAARDFERYELLVAPVVNAHQKLVGVLRVSSLMDLLEEQSQRQFLAQAGLSKEENLFDPMMKSAKNRWPWIALNLVIVLIASRVIDQFQTTISSMVALAALLPITANIGGNTGNQVVALVIRGLALKQLDANNLRRLYIKEFSVAAVNGLIWGSLTGLLTLFLYQNLGLAFVMMLAMSGTMVLAALIGVSIPLILKKLKQDPVLGSSIITTGMTDTLGFLIFLSLASLLLPN